The Methanocella arvoryzae MRE50 genome includes a region encoding these proteins:
- the hypA gene encoding hydrogenase maturation nickel metallochaperone HypA codes for MHELSIATDLINTALETAKQNNAREVISITVEIGELALINPEQLQFMYQVLTEENLLKGSELIIINVPAVAECQCGYKGPVPDKTTCACPNCGLTMRAVEGRDICLKTMEIEV; via the coding sequence ATGCACGAGCTAAGTATCGCCACCGACCTGATCAACACTGCGTTAGAGACCGCGAAGCAGAACAACGCCCGCGAAGTCATCAGCATCACGGTGGAGATCGGCGAGCTGGCGCTGATTAACCCGGAGCAGCTTCAGTTCATGTACCAGGTGCTGACTGAGGAAAACCTGCTCAAGGGCTCGGAGCTGATCATCATCAACGTGCCGGCGGTGGCCGAATGCCAGTGCGGCTACAAAGGCCCCGTGCCGGACAAGACCACGTGTGCCTGCCCGAACTGCGGCCTCACCATGAGGGCCGTCGAAGGCCGGGACATCTGTTTAAAGACCATGGAGATCGAGGTATGA
- a CDS encoding cytochrome D1 domain-containing protein, whose translation MLCTIVLAFSAFSGCLSGLPVQGKFTEPRAYICQADAGIVSVLNQTSGATVAKIEMPARPLGAAVSRDGGRVYVSNGRNVSIIDARTNKITGSIPTRAPTTGHLAVSPDDKRLFVVCDGGLSIIDLARGKGNESAFVEGVTAMDIGTSKDGKYVFTTDWARCALQVTNTQTGRLEMTINLLSRDLPQGSTTWKGEQVALAGQAAGLDVSPDGKQAAVGIRDGSFVPIVDLQSLSVKETISLNGTSYQGVAYSPDGSRLYLAHYDGNRIVALDTQTYGLAGYIPVGEKPMMIEITPDGKLMYVTHEHSEVKVVSLPDGTLLKTLNMIVSGNGKTIAFNPAAAD comes from the coding sequence ATGTTATGTACTATTGTACTGGCCTTTTCAGCCTTCTCCGGCTGCCTGTCAGGCCTGCCGGTACAGGGAAAGTTCACTGAGCCCAGAGCTTACATATGCCAGGCTGATGCTGGCATCGTCTCTGTGCTGAACCAGACTTCTGGTGCCACCGTCGCGAAAATCGAAATGCCTGCAAGACCGCTCGGTGCCGCCGTAAGCCGCGACGGCGGCCGGGTTTACGTCAGCAATGGCCGTAACGTGTCCATAATCGATGCCAGAACAAATAAGATCACCGGAAGCATCCCCACCAGAGCGCCGACGACCGGGCACCTCGCCGTCAGCCCTGACGATAAGCGCCTGTTTGTCGTCTGCGATGGCGGCCTCTCGATCATAGATCTGGCAAGGGGTAAGGGCAACGAGTCGGCTTTTGTGGAAGGCGTCACCGCCATGGACATAGGAACCAGCAAAGACGGAAAATACGTCTTCACGACTGACTGGGCGAGATGCGCACTTCAGGTGACCAACACGCAGACAGGCAGACTCGAGATGACGATAAACCTGCTGTCCAGAGATCTGCCTCAGGGCAGCACCACGTGGAAAGGTGAGCAGGTAGCCTTGGCAGGGCAGGCGGCAGGCCTCGATGTCAGCCCGGACGGTAAGCAGGCAGCAGTAGGCATACGGGATGGGAGCTTCGTCCCAATCGTCGACCTGCAGAGCCTGTCAGTGAAGGAGACTATCTCCCTGAACGGCACGTCCTACCAGGGCGTGGCTTACAGCCCCGACGGCAGCCGCCTGTACCTGGCGCACTACGACGGAAACCGGATCGTCGCGCTGGACACGCAGACATACGGGCTCGCCGGCTATATCCCCGTAGGGGAAAAGCCCATGATGATCGAGATTACCCCGGATGGCAAGCTCATGTATGTGACACACGAGCACAGTGAGGTCAAAGTGGTCAGCCTCCCTGACGGCACCCTGCTCAAGACGCTCAACATGATAGTCAGTGGAAACGGGAAGACCATAGCGTTCAACCCTGCAGCAGCCGACTGA
- the pyrE gene encoding orotate phosphoribosyltransferase, which produces MDTELVEMLKQTGAVKFGDFTLSSGRKSTYYVDKYIFETNPVCLSVIGDRIAKLIPAGTRRLAGIEIGSIPLAAVASVKSGMPFVVVRKATKGYGTNKLIEGVWQKGEKVFVVEDVVTTARGALGAIHTLREAGLAVDEMVCVVDREEGGRESLEQEGVKVRSLVKSSELLGYKP; this is translated from the coding sequence ATGGACACAGAGCTCGTGGAAATGCTGAAGCAGACTGGAGCGGTGAAGTTCGGGGACTTCACGCTGTCGTCGGGCAGGAAGAGCACCTATTACGTGGATAAGTACATCTTTGAGACTAACCCTGTGTGCCTGTCGGTGATCGGGGATCGTATCGCGAAGCTTATACCCGCAGGTACCCGGCGGCTGGCGGGCATCGAGATCGGTTCCATTCCCCTGGCTGCCGTGGCCAGCGTTAAAAGCGGGATGCCGTTCGTCGTGGTCAGGAAGGCTACCAAGGGCTACGGGACTAACAAGCTGATCGAGGGCGTCTGGCAGAAGGGCGAGAAGGTCTTCGTGGTCGAAGACGTGGTGACTACTGCAAGGGGAGCGCTCGGCGCGATTCACACGCTCCGGGAAGCCGGGCTGGCGGTCGACGAGATGGTCTGCGTCGTGGATCGGGAAGAGGGCGGCCGGGAGAGCCTGGAGCAAGAGGGCGTCAAAGTCCGATCACTTGTCAAGTCCAGCGAACTGCTCGGTTACAAGCCTTGA
- the hypE gene encoding hydrogenase expression/formation protein HypE — protein MTSAEKVSLIHGAGGEMMQSLIGSVFAGIRNNNAGGIGLEALDDGAAIPFGDKYIVLTTDNHVIKPVFFPGGDIGRLSISGTVNDLAMMGAKPIALTNGVVIPEGFPIDDLKTIVRSVDEALAEVGAAIVTGDTKVLPKEALDSIIINTSGIGITDRPIRDSGLNPGNKIIVTGTIGDHGISLIAHREGFKFGSELKSDCAPIWKTIEAALKVGGITAMKDPTRGGVANVLNEMAKKSHVSIHVQEDLLPVRRDVRAAADMLGIDPLEVANEGKAVIGVEAGMADVVLAAIRKTKYGKDAVIIGEAREGSGVIMHTKIGGQRFIEPPLGDPVPRVC, from the coding sequence ATGACCTCAGCAGAGAAAGTAAGCCTCATTCATGGGGCTGGCGGCGAAATGATGCAGTCCCTCATCGGCAGCGTCTTCGCCGGCATCAGGAACAACAACGCCGGAGGCATCGGCCTGGAAGCGCTGGACGACGGCGCCGCCATACCGTTCGGCGACAAGTACATCGTTTTAACCACTGACAACCACGTCATCAAGCCCGTCTTCTTCCCGGGCGGCGACATCGGCCGCCTCTCTATCTCGGGCACCGTCAACGACCTCGCTATGATGGGCGCTAAGCCCATAGCGCTGACGAACGGAGTAGTCATACCGGAAGGCTTCCCCATCGACGACCTGAAGACGATCGTCCGATCGGTCGACGAAGCGCTCGCAGAGGTAGGCGCCGCCATCGTCACCGGAGACACAAAAGTGCTCCCCAAAGAGGCGCTCGACAGCATCATCATCAACACTTCGGGCATCGGCATCACCGACCGCCCCATCCGGGACTCCGGCCTCAACCCCGGCAACAAGATCATCGTAACTGGCACCATCGGAGATCACGGCATCTCCCTGATCGCCCACCGCGAAGGCTTCAAGTTCGGCTCTGAGCTGAAGTCGGACTGCGCCCCCATATGGAAGACTATAGAGGCAGCCCTGAAAGTCGGCGGCATCACCGCCATGAAAGACCCGACCAGGGGAGGCGTCGCCAACGTCTTAAATGAAATGGCGAAGAAGAGCCACGTCTCCATCCACGTGCAGGAAGACCTGCTGCCAGTAAGAAGGGATGTAAGGGCAGCCGCAGACATGCTCGGCATCGACCCGCTGGAAGTCGCCAACGAAGGCAAAGCCGTGATCGGCGTCGAAGCCGGCATGGCCGACGTAGTGCTCGCCGCCATCCGGAAGACGAAGTACGGCAAAGACGCGGTGATCATAGGCGAGGCCAGAGAAGGCAGCGGCGTGATCATGCACACCAAGATCGGCGGCCAGCGCTTCATCGAGCCGCCCCTCGGCGACCCAGTACCACGGGTCTGCTGA
- a CDS encoding CDP-2,3-bis-(O-geranylgeranyl)-sn-glycerol synthase has translation MIDVIILAIWLMIPAGLANPFAALFGGGTPIDFGKNFKDNRRILGDGKTYRGLIFGSLCGTLIGLLQILLAPHIAPYLAGFIDPSLLVGYSYIALITMPFGALLGDIVKSFFKRRLGFERGAMLPIADQLDFVAGAWVLTFLLDPEWLLANFTIWVAIAVILIIPVFHVAFNIAGYKLGKKDVPW, from the coding sequence ATGATAGACGTCATCATTCTCGCGATCTGGCTGATGATTCCGGCCGGGCTTGCCAACCCGTTTGCCGCGCTGTTCGGCGGCGGCACTCCGATCGACTTCGGGAAGAACTTCAAGGATAACAGGCGGATCCTGGGAGATGGCAAGACTTACCGGGGCCTCATCTTCGGATCGCTCTGCGGCACGCTCATCGGACTCTTACAAATATTGCTGGCCCCGCACATTGCCCCGTACCTGGCCGGCTTTATCGACCCCTCGCTGCTCGTGGGGTACTCTTATATCGCGCTGATCACGATGCCGTTCGGCGCCCTGCTGGGAGACATCGTCAAAAGCTTCTTCAAACGCCGCCTCGGCTTCGAGCGCGGCGCCATGCTCCCCATCGCAGACCAGCTCGACTTCGTGGCCGGAGCCTGGGTTTTGACATTCCTCCTGGACCCTGAGTGGCTGCTGGCCAATTTCACCATCTGGGTCGCGATTGCGGTCATCCTCATCATCCCTGTATTCCACGTAGCTTTCAACATCGCAGGGTATAAACTCGGGAAGAAAGACGTGCCCTGGTGA
- a CDS encoding HypC/HybG/HupF family hydrogenase formation chaperone, producing the protein MCLAVVAQLKEIKENVAVADFGGLTQEIRLDLIEEPKVDDWVLVHTGFAIQRIDEKEALEMIKIMNEIAEINEAA; encoded by the coding sequence ATGTGTCTTGCTGTTGTGGCTCAGCTGAAAGAGATTAAGGAAAACGTCGCCGTTGCCGATTTCGGCGGCCTGACCCAGGAGATCCGCCTCGACCTCATCGAGGAGCCGAAGGTCGACGACTGGGTTCTGGTACACACCGGATTCGCCATCCAGCGGATCGACGAGAAAGAAGCGCTGGAAATGATCAAGATCATGAACGAGATCGCCGAGATCAACGAGGCGGCCTGA
- a CDS encoding aminopeptidase yields the protein MVSREMFPELAAHIIDAIHVSDGEAVYITGGAHQQEFLEEIGIQVAKKGGQPFISAVSNDYQKRLLETCSVDQFKRTPKILKGALEAMDKYIVIEPYSDPSIKTSFREKLQARSEGMYPILQIIYSKPGKPWIYMGWATEGMAKMYDVPLDVLERLVIGGCNIDYKKLRADCEHVMSILDGARRVHVTDKHGTDFWLDIEGRRLNPDDATWSPEKEASGDVGGNLPAGEVFVAPVETHGEGTIYCPVTIDDLTRSVLIRGARLYFKDGMLVPEKCTAEEGQEVLRDTLSKFVEVDMQKYGAPNALKVAELGIGLNPVIDRSIGYILTDEKIGGSVHVAFGMSEGYGGAIMSNMHWDFVTAPSETVEVEYRDGSKKLLMKDGILQ from the coding sequence ATGGTCAGCAGAGAAATGTTTCCTGAGCTGGCAGCTCACATCATAGATGCGATTCACGTTTCTGACGGCGAAGCCGTATACATCACAGGCGGCGCCCACCAGCAGGAATTTCTGGAAGAGATCGGGATCCAGGTAGCGAAGAAGGGCGGGCAGCCATTCATCTCGGCGGTATCCAACGACTACCAGAAGCGGCTATTAGAGACTTGTAGCGTGGACCAGTTCAAGCGCACGCCAAAAATACTGAAAGGCGCGCTCGAGGCGATGGACAAGTACATCGTAATAGAGCCATATAGCGACCCGTCCATCAAAACCAGTTTCCGGGAAAAGCTGCAGGCCAGATCAGAGGGCATGTACCCGATTCTGCAGATCATCTACAGCAAGCCCGGCAAACCGTGGATCTACATGGGCTGGGCGACGGAAGGCATGGCAAAAATGTACGACGTGCCCCTGGACGTGCTGGAGCGGCTGGTCATCGGCGGCTGCAACATCGACTATAAGAAGCTGAGAGCGGACTGCGAGCACGTCATGAGCATCCTTGACGGCGCCAGGCGGGTGCATGTTACCGATAAGCACGGCACTGACTTCTGGCTGGACATCGAGGGCCGCAGGCTCAACCCCGACGATGCCACCTGGTCCCCGGAGAAAGAGGCGAGCGGCGATGTCGGAGGAAACCTGCCCGCCGGCGAGGTCTTCGTCGCCCCGGTGGAAACGCATGGCGAGGGTACCATCTACTGCCCGGTCACCATCGACGATCTCACCAGAAGCGTGCTCATCAGAGGCGCCCGGCTGTACTTCAAGGATGGCATGCTGGTGCCCGAAAAATGCACGGCGGAGGAGGGGCAGGAGGTCCTCCGGGACACGCTCTCCAAGTTCGTGGAAGTAGACATGCAGAAGTACGGAGCACCTAACGCCCTCAAAGTCGCCGAGCTCGGCATAGGCCTGAACCCGGTAATAGACAGGTCAATAGGCTACATCCTGACCGACGAGAAGATCGGCGGCTCGGTCCACGTGGCCTTCGGCATGAGCGAGGGGTACGGCGGCGCCATCATGAGCAACATGCACTGGGACTTCGTGACCGCACCTTCAGAGACAGTCGAAGTCGAGTACAGGGACGGGTCGAAAAAGCTGCTCATGAAGGACGGGATATTACAGTAA
- a CDS encoding Nre family DNA repair protein: MQKQVTFKAEYREAGRESLCARCRGFMGLCGKKVCPILIKARTFMDLKSLEKSDIAGSAPPGVFIGSYGYPKVLAGPLIPPVSGDTMHMDSEEWLGDSFDQILSNRFQLIRSKSLMNIHSAADPRGMLEKIQEIVLSDKPVDTEASFEKKPDTRVSFSMREAPSGPSADLKQFTVIDNPSVPRKVDKVVSDTDYRAAPGIAELHEAGISQRQITRLFSVGLLGVKSDRRLVPTGWSITAVDDIIGKALVDRVRYYPTIDEYMVFRAEALANNVVVLLTPTPWMFEGLELWHLSAPNYRCDADFELYDGRKSYASNIAGAYYAARAPVLEHLDRIGRQAGAIVFMEVKNDWIPLGVWRFRELTKEALITVPQKFDTLEKATTAIAGLLYSPIKAWTGASNLYKYMRQQRKLTDYF, encoded by the coding sequence GTGCAGAAGCAGGTCACGTTTAAGGCTGAGTACAGGGAGGCCGGCAGAGAGTCGCTGTGCGCCAGGTGCAGGGGTTTTATGGGCCTCTGCGGCAAGAAGGTCTGCCCGATCCTGATCAAGGCGAGGACTTTCATGGACCTGAAGTCGCTGGAGAAGAGCGACATAGCGGGGTCTGCCCCGCCGGGCGTGTTCATCGGCAGCTATGGGTATCCCAAGGTGCTGGCTGGCCCGCTGATCCCCCCGGTGTCTGGCGATACCATGCACATGGACTCGGAAGAGTGGCTGGGAGACTCGTTCGACCAGATCCTGAGCAACCGGTTTCAGCTGATCAGGAGTAAGTCGCTCATGAATATCCATAGTGCGGCCGACCCGCGGGGCATGCTGGAGAAGATCCAGGAGATCGTGCTCTCGGACAAGCCCGTCGACACGGAGGCCTCGTTCGAGAAAAAACCCGATACCCGTGTATCGTTCTCGATGAGGGAGGCTCCCAGCGGGCCTTCGGCTGACCTGAAACAGTTCACAGTGATAGACAATCCATCCGTGCCCCGCAAGGTGGATAAGGTAGTCTCAGATACGGACTACAGGGCTGCCCCGGGGATAGCGGAACTTCATGAAGCGGGAATATCCCAGCGTCAGATCACCAGGCTGTTCTCTGTAGGGTTGCTTGGGGTGAAGTCAGACAGAAGGCTGGTCCCCACAGGATGGAGCATCACAGCGGTGGACGATATTATTGGCAAAGCGCTCGTCGATCGTGTCCGATACTACCCGACCATTGACGAGTACATGGTGTTCAGAGCCGAGGCGCTGGCGAACAACGTCGTAGTCCTGCTTACCCCCACGCCGTGGATGTTCGAAGGGCTGGAACTGTGGCACCTCAGCGCTCCGAATTACCGGTGTGACGCCGACTTTGAGCTGTACGACGGGCGGAAGAGCTATGCGTCCAACATCGCCGGCGCCTACTACGCGGCCCGGGCACCGGTGCTGGAGCACCTGGACAGGATCGGCAGGCAGGCCGGCGCTATCGTGTTTATGGAGGTCAAGAACGACTGGATACCCTTAGGCGTGTGGCGATTCAGAGAACTGACAAAAGAGGCGCTGATCACAGTACCCCAGAAGTTCGACACGCTGGAGAAGGCGACCACTGCCATAGCGGGCCTGCTTTACTCCCCGATCAAGGCCTGGACAGGAGCCAGCAATTTGTACAAGTATATGAGGCAGCAGCGGAAGCTGACTGACTATTTCTGA
- a CDS encoding GyrI-like domain-containing protein, giving the protein METLFPLAYTLKFMIKKRQGIDYAVMPLEGLWWADDMEHFYENKDAWKWTSMMMQPEFVTEALFAEAVAEVRKKKAPAAIDKVRLEKYAEGMCAQIMHIGPYSEEGPTVAKLHAFIDESGYEKTGKHHEIYLSDPRRAAPEKMKTVIRQPVAKR; this is encoded by the coding sequence ATGGAGACGCTGTTCCCGCTCGCCTACACCTTGAAATTCATGATCAAGAAGCGACAGGGCATAGACTATGCAGTCATGCCGCTGGAAGGCCTGTGGTGGGCGGACGACATGGAGCACTTCTACGAGAACAAGGATGCATGGAAGTGGACGTCGATGATGATGCAGCCCGAGTTCGTGACCGAAGCCCTGTTCGCCGAGGCCGTGGCGGAAGTCAGGAAAAAGAAGGCCCCGGCTGCCATCGATAAGGTCCGGCTGGAAAAGTATGCCGAAGGAATGTGCGCCCAGATCATGCACATCGGGCCTTACTCAGAGGAAGGGCCGACCGTAGCGAAGCTCCATGCTTTCATCGACGAGAGCGGCTACGAGAAGACTGGCAAGCACCATGAGATATACCTGAGCGACCCCCGCCGGGCGGCGCCGGAGAAGATGAAGACCGTGATCAGGCAGCCGGTAGCGAAAAGATAG